The stretch of DNA CCCGCTGACGATCGTGGACAACGGTGACACGATCGACCTCACGGCGATGGGCTCGGGTGGCTGGGCGGTGCCAAGCATCGTGGAGGCGGACGTCATCCAGTTCGTGCGATCGAGGGCGGAGTTTGTGCTGCTGATCGAGAAAGGTGCGGTCTGGCAGCGGTTCAACAAGGACCGCTTCTGGGAGCGGGAGCGGTGCGTGATTCTGCATGGCGGTGGTCAGCCGCCGCGTGGCGTCCGCCGGCTGGTGTACCGGATGCACAACGAACTGCAACTGCCGGTGTATGTGCTCGTCGATAACGACCCCTGGGGGTACTATATCTACAGTGTGTTGAAGCAGGGCTCGATCAACCTCGCCTTCGAGAGCCAGCGGATGGCCGTGCCCGCCGCACGGTTCATCGGCATGAGCAGCTTCGATGCGGCCGCTTTCGACATTCCGGCACACGTACCGATGCCGCTGACGGATGAAGACGTGCGGCGGGCGCGGGAGATCCGCGAGTACCCGTGGTTCCAGAAGAAGGAGTGGCAGCGCGAGATCAAGCACATGGAGGCGCTGGGCGTGAAGCTGGAGCTGGAGGCGCTGTCGATCAAGAATTTCAGCTTCATCACGGAGGAGTACCTGCCGAGGAAGCTGCGGGAGAAGAAGTGGCTGGATTAAGGGGTAGTCAGTTCGGACAGGGTGTGCCGGCCTTGAGCGCCGCGATGAAGCCCGAGATATCCGCGAAGTTCACAGAACCGTCGCCGGTGAAGTCGCCGGCTTCGTAGGGGCACACGCCTGCGGCCGGATCGGTGACCCAGTCATCCGCCGACGTCTTGATGGCGGCAATGAACAGCGCGATATCGCCGAAGTCGACCACGCCGTCACAGTTGAGGTCACCCCGGCAGAGCGGCGGGGCCGCCACCACCGTGGCACGCAGCAGGGCCAGCCGCGACGGCTCATCCGCGCCGGTTGCCAGAATGGTGAGCACGGCGAGTTTCTCACCCGGGGTGCCCGTGTCGAGCACAATCGTATGGCTGTTGGCGGGTGCGCCGGGCGCCGCGACAAACGGCCCGCTTGCCACCGCGAATCCGGTGGGCGGTACGAGCACATACTCGAGCGGCGCGATGCCGGCTGCGGTCCAAAGCGCGACATGGCCGGCATTCCAAACCTCGAACAGCGCGGTAGCCGTCGTGCCCTGGACCACGGTGCCGAAGTCAACGAGTGGGGTGAAGCCCACCTTGGCGGGCAGGCAGAGGTCGAGATACACCGGCAAATGACCGCCGGCCGTCGTGGCGACATTGCGCAGGGCCTGGGCAATGGCACTGCCGACCATCGCGTTGCCGGTGACCGTCAGAGCCATGTTGAAGCTGGTGCCATCATTTCCCCAGGCGCGGTAGGAGTGGTACGGGTCATGCCACGTTGTGGTGCTATAGGGTACCGACGCATCACCGAGGTACTCGAAGCCGACCCCATCGAGCAGCCCGGCGCCGAGCAGGATCTGGTCAAAGCGGTCGTCCATGCCGCCAGCGCCGCTCGGATCCTGCGTATGGATGAAGCGATAGGTGGCGGCCCGGTACCATGTGCCGGGCGAGCTGATCGGATCGAAGAAGGGACCATCCAGCGCGCCACCGACGAGTGCGCCATAGGCGGCCTCGGTCGACGATCGCATGTTGAAATCTCCCGCGACCAGGAACTGCCAGGCGGCGGGCAGGGCCAACGCATCAGCCCGGATGCGCTCCGCCTCGGTCAGGCGCCGGAGCTGATCATCGCTCGAAGTGCCGGCCTTCATGTGTGTGCCGTAACACGCGAGGATGGCGCTGGGCGTGAGATAGCCGACCGGACGCAGGTCGAACCGCGGCGTGCTCCTGGGCGGGTTGGGCGAAGAACCCGGCTGCGAAACGGTCGTGGTGCTCAGCAACGTGACGCGGCCGGTCCGGTAAAACAGCGCGCGGCCGGTGTCGCCGCCGGCAGCATACACACCGACCCAGTCGCCGGGGCTGCCGGGCGCGGTATTGAGCGCGGTCGTGAATGTCACGACCGCGACCGCGTTCATGAACTCCTGACCGATGATTACATCCGGCGCGAAAACCCGGCCCTCGAACGAGCCGTAAACCGCGGTCTGAATGTCGTCGATGCGGCCGCCGTTGTAGTTGGTGATGTTCCATGTCGCGATGCGGAGCTGCGCCAGTGCCACCGGGCAGATCAGCAGCAAGGCGAACAGCAAGCAACCACGTCGCAGAGGGTGTTCGCGGCGCGGGGGCGATTTGCGTGTGGCAGGTGTCATGCGTGTGTTCACCGACCTCCGAGCGCAGGTGAAGAGCCCCCGCTGCTGCTCTCGGGAGTGTAGCAAGTCAGCGGTCTGAAGTCACCGCGAAAGTGCGAACGCGGGCAGATGTGTTCGGCCAAGGCGGCCGGGTGGGTGACTTGGACCGGTAACTTGCTTCGCGCGGTGCCCGGTCGTGAAGCACTCGAGCTGTGTCCGGCGTTACGCTGCCATCCCCCGCGGTTGCACGGGGGCGGTCCGGCGCGCTAGGATTACAGATTGTGGGAGGGCCGGAACGAGTGGAAAGCGTATTTTGGAGTGGCCGAACTGGAGCGTGGCAGGGGCGGCTGGTGCGGGAGAATACAGTGATCACTTCGCGCGGCGCCGGCAACATTGCAGCGGTGCTCGTCCTCCTCGGGGGTTGGGGTGTGGCAATCGGCTTCGCGCAGCCACGTCTCACACTCTCGCAGGAGCGCTGGGACTTCGGTGACGTCTGGCATCCGGAGAGCGTCACGTTGGCGCTCCGGGTCAGCAACACGGGGGACGCGCCGCTGAACATCGCGAACGTCCGATCGACGTGTGGCTGCACCGTAGTGCAACCGGCGAAGAAGGTCCTCGCGCCGGGCGAGTACATGGAAGTGCCGGTACGTTTCGACACGGCCGGTAAGCAGGATCGTGTGACCTCCAGCGTGATCTTTGAGACGGACGATCCGCAGCGGCCGAGTGTGACGCTGGCGATTGCCGGCAACGTGAAGCGGGCAATTCGCCGGGAGCCGCTCGGCGGGCTTGTGATTCGGACGCTGGATGGGCGACCAGGGCAGATGGGGGTCGTGCTGCTGGAGAACCTCACGGAGCAACCGCTGCAAATGCAATTGACGGCCACGAGCGCCCCTTGGCTGGATGTGCAGGTGCAGCCAGTCGTGCCGGGCGTCTCGGTGCAACTGGTGGGCCGGACGCGCGAACCGTTGCGGCCGGGGGAGTCGCGGCGCGGGAGTCTGCGGTTTTCCACTGGTTTGACGCGGGAGCCCAGCTTCGATCTGCCGGTGCGGGTCGAGGCGCTGCCGCTGGTGTACGCGAGCCCGCCAGCGATCATGCTGGACGAGCGGATCTCGGCGCAGCCGACGACGCGGATGGTCAGCTTGCATTACTATGGAACACGCGAGGACTTCGCGATTACGAAGACGACGTCTTCGTCGCCGCTGGTGACGGTGCGCGTCCTTTCGACGCAACCGCCGACCGGTGGGATGGCGCAGTTGACGCCGAAGATCATGCGGATGGTGCAGACCCAGCTCAGTCTGCCAGGGTTCGCGGACCTGCCCGCCGAGGGCGTGACGCTGACGTTTGAAACCAACGATCCGGCCATGCCGCGAGTCGATTTCATTGTGACGCGTGAGCGGGGGGTTTGGGAGAAAATCGTTTACGGTGAGCCAGCCGGGCCGATGGTTCCGGCGCGGTAATGCAACATGGTGTGTTCGAGCCGCGCGGTGACCATCCAGCGCCGCACCGGGTTCCATTCTTCCGGCGGCGGTGTGAATGCGTATCGACGGCTGGTGTGGGTTGGCATGTGGAGCGGGGCCGGCTGCGGAATCGTCCCCGAGAAAGGTTGAGCATGAAGTTCACAGGATGGCGCGGCAGCTTGGTCGCCGCATGCGTGCTGGTCGGGGTGGGTCCCGCGTTCGCGCAGCCCGCGGGTGGGGCGCCGCGGTTCGAGATTGACAGCCGCGAGTTCGATTTCGGGACCGTGTGGCAGGGGGAGAAGGTGCTGCGCGCCTTCACCATTCGCAATGTCGGCACGGCCCCGCTAACCCTGGATGTGGAGAGTTCCTGCGGCTGCACTGTACCGAGCAAGCCCGAGAGCCCGCTCGCCCCGGGGGCCGAAACCAAAATGGAGATCGAGTACCAGACGTACAATCGGCCAGGGGCTGCCAACCATATCGTGACGCTGAAGTCGAACGATCCGGCAGCCGCTGCGGTGCGCATCCAGGTCCGGGGCCAGGTACAGCAGGTCTATGCCGCCCAGCCCCGCGACTTGATCTATGGGGAGCTGCTCACCGACGAGCAGCGCGAGAACTTCATCGAGTTCGAGAACTTCTACACCAGCCCGATGCGGCCGGAACTCATCCCGAACCAGGATTTCGGTCCTTTCGAGGTACGGGTTGACGAGCTGGAGGCCGGCCGCAAGTTTCGGCTGGTCGTGCGGACGCGTCCGCCGATACCACTCGGGTCGCATGATCTCCGGGTCCGGTTGCGTACCGGGCTGGACGTGATGCCCGAGCTGCAGTTCGCTGTGTTCGGTTTTGTTCGGCCGCCCGTCCGCCTCATCCCGGAGAAGATTCTGGTGCCGCGTTCGATGCTGCGTGAAACAAAGCGCATGATCGCGGTGCAGCACTCCGAGGACTACCCGCTGGAGATTACGAAGGTTTCGGCCACGGCGGCAAACTTCGAGTTGGAACAGTTGCCGGAGCGCGAGCGGCGGCCGCAGCAGAAGTTCATCGAGCATCGAATCGTGGTGACGATTCCACCGGCGGACCAGTTGCCGCGTGAAGGTGCGGTGGAGATCGTGATCGAGACCACCGCGCGCGATGAGCAGTTTCGCATGATTCGTGTGCCGATCGAGCTTTTACAGCCCCCGACGGTGGCGCCAACCGCGGCCCAGCCGGCGACGGGCGGCTAACGGCGCGGGGTGACCGTACAGGTTGCATTCCGGACAAGGACGTCGCGGCGTGGGCGACCGTGTTGTTCCCGGAGTGACACAGGTACGTACGACCGCGCAGTGGCTATCCATTCCACAGAGCACGGTCGGCGCGCTTCAACGCCGTGCCGCGCGCAGGCGATAGGCCGCCCGCACGATCGCATCCGGCTCCGTGAGGTTTGCATCCGCCTCGACCGCGGCCGCGACCCAGTGCTCCGCCTCGGCGCGCCGATCCCCCCATGAAACGAGAATGTCGGCCGCGACCTGCTCCGGTCGCGTCATGGCGCGCGGCGGAGTCGGGGTGGTCATCGGGGCGTTCAGAAACTCGTTCAATTGACCGCGCAGTTCGGTCACAAGCTGGGTGGCCGTCTTCTTGCCGATCTCCGGCAGCTTCATCAGGAGGGCGACGTTGCCGCTCTCAATCGCCGCTGCGAGTTCCGCCACCGGCAGTGTCATGGCCCGCAGGCCGCGGCGATAGCTGATGCCTTTGACCCGGGTGAAGAGCCGGAAGAACGCGCGGTCGTGCGGATCGAGGAAACCGATGAGCCGTGGGATCAGGTGGGCTCCGGCTGGATTCCCCTCGAAATACTGTTGGGTGCAAAGCCACAGTTCCTCGCCCAAACGGGCTTCGAGCGTTCGGGCAGTGCCGGAGGACACCATGAGTTCGAACACGACCCCCTGCACATCCAGCTCGACGCTCTCCTCATGCACCGCGAGCAGGGTGCCATGTAGACGTGCGATCACGCCTGGGCCCTCCGGGGTGCCGTGGTGCCGGTGGCTCGTTCACGCAGGCCACACAGGGCGATGGCGATAGCGTCGGCGACATCATGCGGTTGAGGCAGGTGTGGCAGGCCGAGTGTCATGGCGACGGCGCGCTGCATCTGGGCTTTGTCGGCGCGTCCGCTACCCGTCAGCAGTTTCTTCACCTGCGTAGCGGCGACCGAGAGAACGGTCATGCCCCTTCGCACAGCGAGCGCCAGGATGACTCCGCGGGCATGTGCCATGAGGATTGCGGTGCGTGGGTGCCGGTAATGGGCGTATAGTTCCTCACAGACCAGCAGCACCGGACGGTGTGTGTCGATCAGTGTTGCGAGGCCGTTTTCGAGCTCAACGAGGCGTTCCGCGAGCGTTCCGCCCCGTGGCAGACGCACTACGCCGGCTTCACACAGATGCACATCGCGACGGTTGCTGCCGTCCGATAAGACGGCATAACCGGTGCGCAGCAGTCCCGGATCGACACCGAGGACTGGCCCGGCGGAGAATACAGGTTGTTGGGGTCGCGAACTTTTGGGCATAGGTGTGTACATCATGCCCGCGCGCGCGGCTCCGGTAAACTGTCCGCGATCACCACGGTGCGCGACCTCACGCTCCGCACGCCCGTAATTCGGACCTGTCGAAACTCGTGGAAAATGTCCGTAGGGCTGCCGGGGGCTTGTTTGACCGATGTAGGATCATGGCATGGGCGGTTTCTGAACACCGTCATATAATTCGCGAGAGCTAACGCGGTCGGCCCTGGGTGCGGCGGAGTTCGGGCGACTGCCATGAAAGGAAGTGGTTTTATGCTCGCACGTTACGCGCGTGCCGGCCTTGTGGCGCTGGTGCTGCTGCCCGCCGTGACCTGGGCGGCCACCAGCAGCGACCTCGCCACGGCCTATGCGGCGATCCTGAAGGGGGACTACACCGCCGGCCGGAACATCGTCGAGCAGGCCCTGGGGGCCGAGGCACCGGCCGAAGCCCAGCGCATCCGGGGGTGGCTTGCGGCGTACGAACGCGTCGCTTCCAAGCGCTCGGAGCTGAAAGCTGCTACATACCAGTGGAACCTCGAGCAGGCACAGCAGGCCCTGGCCGCTGGCCGGGTCACGCTCGCGCTGAGCTTTGCGGCCCAGGCGGTGCCCTACGCGGAAGATATGGCCGCAATGGCCGCGCATCCCACGATCCAGGAATTGACCAAGGCAGCCCGGGCGGCCGCGGCGGAGGCCTTTGCCGAGCAGCAGCGCACGCGGGCTCTGAGCTTCTACATGCTGCTCTCGCGGCTGCACCCAGAGGACGCCGAGATCAAGGATCGACGCGACGAAATCGGGCGCTTCGTGCGAATTGAGGCGGTCTACGAAGATCGCAAGGCGCTGGATGCGCGGCTGAAGGATGTGCGTGCCGACCAGTTGCGGCGGGCGATCGAAATGATCGATCGGCTTTACTACCGCACGCCGGACTTCCGTGATCTGGCGCGCAGCGCACTGCGGAATTTACGGACGGTTTCCGAAGTGGACAAACTGGCGACGTATCTCGACGGACTGGCCAATGTGCAGTTGCGCAACAGCTTCCAGGGTGAGCTGGCGCGGCTGGCGGCGCGGGTCGAGGAGGCGAGCAAGTTCACGCACCAGGATCTCTGGGCACTTTACAACGATGTGCAGAAGCTCAATCGCGGGACGATCGAGCTCCCCGACCAGTTGGTCGTGGTCGAGTTCCTGAACGGCGTCGTGGGCGCGCTGGACGACTACACGAGTGTGATCTGGCCTGCCGACGCCGAGGATTTCGGCAAGTACATGGGCGAGTTCCAGGGCGTGGGAATCCAACTCGGGATTGAGGAACTCACCGGTCGGTTGAAGGTTGTGACGCCGCTCGAGGGGTCGCCCGCGCTCGAAGCGGGCTTGCAGCCCGACGACCTGATCATCGCGGTGGACGGCAAGGATACTCGCAACTGGACGACGGATGACGCGGTCGAGAACATCATGGGTCCGGCCGGCACGGAAGTTGCGCTGACGGTGCATCGCCCGCGTACGGATGATGTGCTGCGGTTCAATCTCGTGCGGCGACGGATTCTGCTGACGACGGTCCGCGGCATTGAGCGCAGCCCGGGCGATGCGACCGCCTGGAACTATATCCTCGATCCCGATTCGGGCATTGCGTATATCCGGCTGACACAATTCCTCCAGGAGTCGGCGGGTGAGTTGACGCGGGCCCTGCGGGCGGCCCAAGAACAGGGGATGCGCGGGCTGGTCCTCGACCTGCGGTACAACCCGGGCGGGCTGTTGGATGTCGCCATCGACGTGGTGGACAACTTCCTCGCGGAGGGTGACGTCGTCGTAACCCGTGGCCGGCTTAGTGCGGATGACCGCAAGCGGGCCTCGGGCAGCGCTCCGTATCGTGAACTGCCGATCGTCGTGCTCGTGAACGAACACAGTGCCAGTGCGTCAGAGATTCTGGCGGGTGCGCTGCAAGACCATCACCGGGCGCTGGTGCTCGGGGATCGGACGTTCGGCAAGGGGAGCGTACAGCACCTGCGACCGCTGACCAGCCGCGCCGCTCCGTCTCTCACGGACGCACGGCTGAAGCTGACGACAGCACTTTATTACCTGCCGAGTGGCCGCACGCCGCACAAGGCGGAAGGTGAGGCCGAGTGGGGGGTCCGGCCGGACTACGAGCGGAAGCTGACTCCGAAAGAGCAACGGCGCGTGCTGGAGCGTGAGCGGCTGGCGTTCATTATCCACAACGAGGCGGATCTCGGGAAGGGTGAACGGCTTTCGAGCGAGGAGCGGGCCGCACTGCTCACAAGCGAAAAGGATAGCGAGGAGCAGGCCGCCGACCGTCCTTTCCTCACCGAGGATGATCTCAAATTGCTGGAAGCCGATCCGTTCGAGGCGCCGGACGTAGATCCGCAGTTGGAAGAAGCCCTCCTGCTGATCCGCGTTAAGCTTGCTGGTGACCTGCCGTGGCCGCAGCAATTGGCGTCGGCACGCCAGGAGAAGAAGTAGGGTATCCCCACGCTCCCCTCCCTTCCCGGGAGGGGTTGGGGGAGGGTCAGAGTCCTCGGCAAGAACGCCGTTCTCGATTCTCAAGCTCTCGCCGAGACGGGTATTGGGATAGCTTCAAGTGCGTCTTGACTGAGATGTGAAACCGCGCGCGATGGAATCGCAACAGGATCCGCCGGGCAGCCCGTGGTGCGGTTCGCTACGCCCCGGTTCAAGCCGGGGATTTTTTCTGTGCAGCGGGCTGGCCGTGCTGCGCTGACTGCGGGGCAGGTGACTCTGACCGCTTACGGTGTTCCTTTCACCGCAGCAATGAACGCTCCGATGTCGCCGAAATTCACCGCCCCGTCACCGTTGCAGTCGGCCTGGCTCCACGGGCAGTCATGGGGCCAGCCATCCGGAGAACCGGCCTTGAGGGCTGCGATGAAAAGACTGATGTCGCCGAAGTTCACCGCGCCATCGCAGTTCATGTCACCGGCAGCATACGGGGCTGCGACGACGGCGAAGGTGCCGCTCTCCACCCAGGCGCCGGTGCCGCTGGGGGTCACGGAGCGGATACGGAGGCGGTTCGCATCGCTCAATTCTGTCGGGGTCCATGTCCAGTTGTCCGCGCCGATCTCCGTGGGGCCGGCCAGCGGGCTCCAGATCGTTGAATCGTTGATCAGGGACAACTCATCGATGAAGACGGTGTCGCTGTAAGAGGAGACGGAGACGTCCTTGGTGTACTCCCATCGCAAGAGGTGGTTACCCGGCGGTAGAACCGTCTGGAAAAGCTGCCAACTGCCATTCCCCGAGACACGCACCAACCGCTGGCTGTTGATGTAGAAGTTGAAGTAGTCGTAGTTCGACTCGGAGCTGACGCGGTAGCGAAAGCTCAGCGCGCCGGCGCCGACGGTGCGTTGCATCCAGGAGACCTGGTTATGCGTGATTGCTCCGGCGCGCGCCGATTGGGTACCGGCGTAATAGTTGCCGGTGACGATTGTCCAGGGCAGGTTACCGCCGGTCGTGTAGGCCGGATCGAGCGTGGTTCCTTCGAAGCCGTCCGTCATGGCCTGCATGTCGCCATAGTTAGTCGAATGCTGCAATTCGAACGCGGCGGCCGAATTGCCAGTCCAGGCAATCTGGGTGGGACGATCCACGGGCAATTCGTCGCCCGCCAAGGGCGCACTGAACGCCGGCTCGGGCGCCAGCGCTACGTCAAGGCGTTTGGCCGGACCGGCATCCACGGTCACGGGCAGAAACAGCGTGTCGTAACCCGGGGCACTGAAGCGCAGGGTGTACTGCCCGGGCAGTAGCAGGCGGTGGTAGTTACCAACCACCGGATCCGTGAAGACCGGGCGGTTGCGGCCGACCACCGCGATGGTCGCTGCGAGCGGTGCGCCCGTGTTCGCCGCGGTCACGATGCCGCGCACTCCGATGAGACACAGTTCCATGTAGCGGAGCATTGACTCGCGGTTCTCAAGCCAGTACTGCGGCAGCAGAGAGGCCGTGGGGCGCTTCACGCTGCTGAGTTCGATGGTCACTTCAAAGCCGCCCAGGTAGCGGTAGTGCCAATCCTGCATACCACCGGTGATGGAGTACCACGCGGCACCGTTGGTGATGCCGTGGAAGAAGGAGGAGCTCGCCCACATCGGCGGATTGTTCCGGGCGTACTCCTCAGACAGGTAGATGAATACGTCATCGTCGGGACTGGCAGAGTAAACCGAGCCCTTTCCGTCATTGTCGTAGGGATAATTGACCACCAGCGCGCCTGTATGCAGGTTGGCGGAAAGCGTGGTGGGGTAGGCCATGGTCCAGTTCATGATCACCCCGGTCTCGACGGCTCGGCCGGCGGTGGTGTTGGGCTCACCGTTGAAGCCCTCGGGGAAATTGCGGTTGAGGTCGATGCCCTGGGAGTTGGTACGCGTGGTGTTGACGTAGCCGTCAGGATTCATGACCGGCACGATCCAGATGTCGATCTCGTTGATCAGGTTCGTGATCCGCGGATCGGCGCCGTAGTTGGAAAGGAGGTGCTCGATGAGGTACAGGCACATCTCGTTGCCGGTCCACTCGTCGCCATGCATCGTCGAGACGTACTTGAAGCGGGGCTCGTCCTCTGCCACGCCGACGTTGTCGCTGATATTCAGGGCCCAGATTGCGCGGCCCTGCACGCTGTTGCCGAGGTTCACGACACGCGCGATGGCCGGGTAGGTGGTCGCCCACTGTTGCATCAGTTGCGTGATCTGGGGGTAGGTGCGGTATGAACTGCGATCGCCTTCGACCTCCCACGGAGGTGTGAGCGCGCGCTGTCCGTCGTCGTCTACCAGGTTCGGGTCGGCGCCGGCCCGAATGAGCATGTGTGCCAACGGCAGGTACAGCGCATCCACCCGGTCATGGCAGCGATCCGACAGACCCAGCACATGCAAGGGAGTCCGGCCACCCGCGGCGCGGGTGTTCACGGCGGCGCCGGCCGCCAACAGGAGCTGCATGCTGGCATCGTTGAGGCGCCGGGCGGCGAAGTGGAGTGGCGTCTCACCGGTGTCGTCGGCGGCGTTCACCTCCGCGCCGGCCGCGAGTAGAAGCTGAAGCACTTCCGGGTCCCAGGCGGTGGCGGCGTAGTGCAAAGCGGTGCGACCCAGCGCATCGCGCGCCCTGCTGTCGGCCCCGTGCTCGAGCAGTACTCGCAGGGTGCCGGCATCGTGCCCGGCCGCGGCAAAATGCAGCGGTGTTTCCCCGTCAGCGGTACGCAGCTCAAGCCATTCCGGATGGTCGGCGAGCAGTGTGGCGACGCGCTCGCCATCGCGGTCACGGGCGGCCTGGTGAATCGGGGGCAGCGGGACCTGGGCCCACAACAGAGTGTTCCCCCCCAGCATCAGCGCGGCGGCGGCACACCAGAGCGTGCGCATGTGGTTCCTCGTTGGGTATGTCGGCGGCCGTCGTCGTACCTCGTAATGGGCACGCGCGGCCATGGGATACGCTGCAATCTGCACGGTAACGTTCTTTCCGCACTGCTACAATCCCAGTCCGCAAAGTCCGAGAATCACGGTGTTTCCGAACGTATGTAGCAAAGGGGCCAGTGCGGCGCGTCTGTTGATTCTTGTGCCTGAATCGTGGTGAAGTCCACTGTCACTCCGCGGCCGCGCACGCCCGTTCGCCACGGTCTTCATCGCGGTCCGTAGATTCGGGTGTGATGAGCCAGTGCCGCAGGGCCAGCAAATCGGAAAACGTCCAATCGGGTTCCGCGGTGCCGATATCGTGGATGCGGCCAGTGCGGTGAATCCAGACACTGCGCAGACCCGCGCGCCGCGCACCGGCAATGTCGCTGTGGAGGGAATCACCGACATGCAGGACGCGCTCGCGGCGCCAGCCGGTCTCGGCGAGCGCCGCTTCAAAGATGGCCGGGTCAGGTTTGTAGGTCCGTGCAGATTCGGAGGTCACGACTCCGACTGCACGGATGCCACCCGCTGCTAGGGCGGCGAGGAGGTCGTCATGGTCGGCGTTGGAAACCATGCAGATCGGCAGCGGCAGATCAGCGAGGAAGGCCTCCAGCTCGGGCTGGAAGGGTGGCGCGCGCCAATACGTGCGCAGTGCATCCACATAGGGTTCCGGCGCGCGTGAACATCCCAGTTCCGCGAGCGTTTCGGACAGCGTCCGTGCTTCCAGTGTGAAGAGCGTGCAGAATTCCGGTCCCTGAGCGCGCTCCATCGCGGCGAAGAAACGGTTTCCCCAGCGGATCGCGAGATCCTGCGGCGTCAGCGGCAGGTCGGTGTCAGCTACGACGCGCGCACAAACGGCCTCGACGGCCGCGCGATCACCGGCCGCCAGCGTCCCATACATATCCACAAATAAGCCGTCGAGCGCATGCAGCGGTGCGGTCGGGGGCAGTGGGCGGTTCACTTGTGGTGGATCCGCGTCCAGAGTTGGTTGTAGGTGTAGTAGCCCGGCACGACTTCGGCCGGAAAGGCGCCGCGCGTTTCGCCCGTCACCAGATTGACCGGTGGGGCATTGGGGTAGAAGTTGCGACCATAGCGATCCCAGGGGCCGACGTAGAGGGATTCGCCCTGATGCCAGACAAAGTGCTGTTGTGTGTTGAGTTCCAGGCCGGATTCGT from Phycisphaerales bacterium encodes:
- a CDS encoding crossover junction endodeoxyribonuclease RuvC yields the protein MYTPMPKSSRPQQPVFSAGPVLGVDPGLLRTGYAVLSDGSNRRDVHLCEAGVVRLPRGGTLAERLVELENGLATLIDTHRPVLLVCEELYAHYRHPRTAILMAHARGVILALAVRRGMTVLSVAATQVKKLLTGSGRADKAQMQRAVAMTLGLPHLPQPHDVADAIAIALCGLRERATGTTAPRRAQA
- a CDS encoding DUF1573 domain-containing protein, with translation MKFTGWRGSLVAACVLVGVGPAFAQPAGGAPRFEIDSREFDFGTVWQGEKVLRAFTIRNVGTAPLTLDVESSCGCTVPSKPESPLAPGAETKMEIEYQTYNRPGAANHIVTLKSNDPAAAAVRIQVRGQVQQVYAAQPRDLIYGELLTDEQRENFIEFENFYTSPMRPELIPNQDFGPFEVRVDELEAGRKFRLVVRTRPPIPLGSHDLRVRLRTGLDVMPELQFAVFGFVRPPVRLIPEKILVPRSMLRETKRMIAVQHSEDYPLEITKVSATAANFELEQLPERERRPQQKFIEHRIVVTIPPADQLPREGAVEIVIETTARDEQFRMIRVPIELLQPPTVAPTAAQPATGG
- a CDS encoding DUF1573 domain-containing protein, translating into MITSRGAGNIAAVLVLLGGWGVAIGFAQPRLTLSQERWDFGDVWHPESVTLALRVSNTGDAPLNIANVRSTCGCTVVQPAKKVLAPGEYMEVPVRFDTAGKQDRVTSSVIFETDDPQRPSVTLAIAGNVKRAIRREPLGGLVIRTLDGRPGQMGVVLLENLTEQPLQMQLTATSAPWLDVQVQPVVPGVSVQLVGRTREPLRPGESRRGSLRFSTGLTREPSFDLPVRVEALPLVYASPPAIMLDERISAQPTTRMVSLHYYGTREDFAITKTTSSSPLVTVRVLSTQPPTGGMAQLTPKIMRMVQTQLSLPGFADLPAEGVTLTFETNDPAMPRVDFIVTRERGVWEKIVYGEPAGPMVPAR
- a CDS encoding ankyrin repeat domain-containing protein, whose amino-acid sequence is MRTLWCAAAALMLGGNTLLWAQVPLPPIHQAARDRDGERVATLLADHPEWLELRTADGETPLHFAAAGHDAGTLRVLLEHGADSRARDALGRTALHYAATAWDPEVLQLLLAAGAEVNAADDTGETPLHFAARRLNDASMQLLLAAGAAVNTRAAGGRTPLHVLGLSDRCHDRVDALYLPLAHMLIRAGADPNLVDDDGQRALTPPWEVEGDRSSYRTYPQITQLMQQWATTYPAIARVVNLGNSVQGRAIWALNISDNVGVAEDEPRFKYVSTMHGDEWTGNEMCLYLIEHLLSNYGADPRITNLINEIDIWIVPVMNPDGYVNTTRTNSQGIDLNRNFPEGFNGEPNTTAGRAVETGVIMNWTMAYPTTLSANLHTGALVVNYPYDNDGKGSVYSASPDDDVFIYLSEEYARNNPPMWASSSFFHGITNGAAWYSITGGMQDWHYRYLGGFEVTIELSSVKRPTASLLPQYWLENRESMLRYMELCLIGVRGIVTAANTGAPLAATIAVVGRNRPVFTDPVVGNYHRLLLPGQYTLRFSAPGYDTLFLPVTVDAGPAKRLDVALAPEPAFSAPLAGDELPVDRPTQIAWTGNSAAAFELQHSTNYGDMQAMTDGFEGTTLDPAYTTGGNLPWTIVTGNYYAGTQSARAGAITHNQVSWMQRTVGAGALSFRYRVSSESNYDYFNFYINSQRLVRVSGNGSWQLFQTVLPPGNHLLRWEYTKDVSVSSYSDTVFIDELSLINDSTIWSPLAGPTEIGADNWTWTPTELSDANRLRIRSVTPSGTGAWVESGTFAVVAAPYAAGDMNCDGAVNFGDISLFIAALKAGSPDGWPHDCPWSQADCNGDGAVNFGDIGAFIAAVKGTP
- a CDS encoding DNA topoisomerase IV subunit A — protein: MGKRIIGLAEGVVKTVRKRTDPFLDIPSRTLSNVRFNEKKRIIELLDGKQRRFFFSLLGRRKGEGSQAKKFMQTLRVAEVCKRLIDADDSTSLRDLFYNLKVPIRTADGKAGKELIFDDQSESDPVIEDLEVTVSALREELGLHAETKGAMVGPLTIVDNGDTIDLTAMGSGGWAVPSIVEADVIQFVRSRAEFVLLIEKGAVWQRFNKDRFWERERCVILHGGGQPPRGVRRLVYRMHNELQLPVYVLVDNDPWGYYIYSVLKQGSINLAFESQRMAVPAARFIGMSSFDAAAFDIPAHVPMPLTDEDVRRAREIREYPWFQKKEWQREIKHMEALGVKLELEALSIKNFSFITEEYLPRKLREKKWLD
- a CDS encoding S41 family peptidase produces the protein MLARYARAGLVALVLLPAVTWAATSSDLATAYAAILKGDYTAGRNIVEQALGAEAPAEAQRIRGWLAAYERVASKRSELKAATYQWNLEQAQQALAAGRVTLALSFAAQAVPYAEDMAAMAAHPTIQELTKAARAAAAEAFAEQQRTRALSFYMLLSRLHPEDAEIKDRRDEIGRFVRIEAVYEDRKALDARLKDVRADQLRRAIEMIDRLYYRTPDFRDLARSALRNLRTVSEVDKLATYLDGLANVQLRNSFQGELARLAARVEEASKFTHQDLWALYNDVQKLNRGTIELPDQLVVVEFLNGVVGALDDYTSVIWPADAEDFGKYMGEFQGVGIQLGIEELTGRLKVVTPLEGSPALEAGLQPDDLIIAVDGKDTRNWTTDDAVENIMGPAGTEVALTVHRPRTDDVLRFNLVRRRILLTTVRGIERSPGDATAWNYILDPDSGIAYIRLTQFLQESAGELTRALRAAQEQGMRGLVLDLRYNPGGLLDVAIDVVDNFLAEGDVVVTRGRLSADDRKRASGSAPYRELPIVVLVNEHSASASEILAGALQDHHRALVLGDRTFGKGSVQHLRPLTSRAAPSLTDARLKLTTALYYLPSGRTPHKAEGEAEWGVRPDYERKLTPKEQRRVLERERLAFIIHNEADLGKGERLSSEERAALLTSEKDSEEQAADRPFLTEDDLKLLEADPFEAPDVDPQLEEALLLIRVKLAGDLPWPQQLASARQEKK